The Bacteroidetes bacterium SB0662_bin_6 genome has a segment encoding these proteins:
- a CDS encoding sigma-70 family RNA polymerase sigma factor, with amino-acid sequence MQRSCDVFDPPEPSSKPLLVRFFPQSALFPRLPPGYPMLYSSFESLDELVAALPFHLDDISAINATYLRWYASRDAHEREVIQLWTYCFIRRYFLVKFVQEASWSAVDLDMIVETAFRKTEEREGQIREPSRYANWVSVVCKNTFRNYLRSKRHQIPIGHVPLPSLVAETPVAYNESGKRQEALARAIDRLPPHLHACVQLRFLTGLSYTEIAQRTGRPLPTIRAYIYKAIKRLREDAEFLKNFE; translated from the coding sequence ATGCAGCGGTCTTGCGACGTCTTTGATCCGCCAGAACCTTCCTCGAAACCGTTACTTGTGCGGTTTTTTCCGCAGTCTGCTTTATTTCCTCGCCTGCCTCCGGGCTATCCAATGCTGTACTCATCCTTTGAATCGCTGGACGAATTGGTGGCTGCCCTGCCTTTTCATCTCGACGACATTTCCGCCATAAACGCAACCTATTTACGCTGGTACGCCTCACGGGACGCCCATGAGCGCGAAGTGATTCAGCTATGGACGTACTGTTTTATCCGAAGATATTTTCTCGTGAAATTCGTTCAGGAAGCATCCTGGAGCGCAGTGGATCTGGATATGATCGTCGAGACCGCGTTTCGCAAAACGGAAGAACGAGAAGGCCAGATCAGGGAGCCGTCGCGTTATGCGAATTGGGTCAGCGTGGTGTGCAAGAATACGTTCCGCAACTACCTTCGCTCGAAACGCCACCAGATACCGATCGGACACGTCCCGTTGCCTTCTCTCGTGGCGGAAACGCCGGTTGCTTACAATGAATCCGGAAAAAGACAAGAGGCCCTGGCCCGCGCCATCGATAGGCTTCCGCCTCATCTGCATGCTTGCGTGCAGCTTCGCTTTCTTACCGGGTTATCGTATACAGAGATCGCGCAGCGGACAGGTCGACCGCTTCCGACCATTCGCGCATACATCTACAAAGCAATCAAACGTTTGCGGGAAGATGCGGAATTTCTAAAAAATTTCGAATAA